One Tamlana carrageenivorans genomic region harbors:
- a CDS encoding DnaJ domain-containing protein, with protein MIKNHYQILGINRNADNKEIKQAYKKLAVKFHPDKNNGDKYFEERFKEIQESYEVLINSQKKSDYDRIYDSFFSNKQKENYSQSQSTYKNTDTSYSNQRQTERKQEQKKKEEAEKSRVSNIKKNTELAFEDKAWIFIANFTVVGSIVGLFMFVKYRAEGYNKKSSQVCGISVLGVFVGLILAVIFALGNK; from the coding sequence ATGATAAAAAATCATTACCAGATTTTAGGGATAAACAGAAACGCAGATAATAAAGAAATTAAACAAGCTTATAAAAAATTAGCAGTAAAATTTCATCCTGACAAAAATAATGGAGACAAATATTTTGAAGAACGTTTCAAAGAAATACAAGAATCTTATGAGGTTTTAATAAACTCGCAAAAGAAAAGCGATTACGATAGGATTTATGACTCTTTTTTTTCTAACAAACAAAAAGAAAATTATAGCCAATCACAATCAACATATAAAAACACAGATACATCATATTCAAACCAAAGACAAACAGAACGAAAACAGGAACAAAAGAAAAAAGAAGAAGCTGAAAAAAGCAGAGTTTCAAATATTAAGAAAAATACTGAATTAGCATTTGAAGATAAAGCTTGGATATTTATTGCTAATTTCACAGTTGTCGGCTCGATTGTAGGTTTATTTATGTTTGTTAAATATAGAGCCGAAGGCTATAACAAAAAATCAAGTCAAGTTTGTGGTATTTCTGTTTTAGGAGTATTTGTAGGTTTGATTTTGGCAGTAATTTTTGCTTTAGGCAATAAATAA
- a CDS encoding DUF2085 domain-containing protein codes for MKRIKDIKIKGANLHFSFCHQKPERSFFWKGKQFPLCSRCTGINLGYCILPFFIFGFIKIPLLWSILIIIPTYIDGTIQAYFNIESNNTRRFITGLLSGIGTMSLVSIIGIYIGNQILTLIN; via the coding sequence ATGAAAAGAATTAAAGACATAAAAATTAAAGGAGCGAATTTACATTTTAGTTTTTGCCACCAAAAACCAGAAAGGTCTTTCTTTTGGAAAGGCAAGCAATTCCCTCTTTGTTCAAGATGTACAGGAATAAATTTAGGTTATTGTATTTTACCTTTTTTTATTTTTGGCTTTATAAAAATCCCTCTTTTGTGGTCTATCTTAATAATTATTCCAACATATATTGACGGAACTATTCAAGCATATTTTAACATTGAGAGTAATAATACAAGAAGATTCATAACTGGATTATTAAGTGGAATTGGAACAATGTCTTTAGTATCAATAATCGGAATTTATATAGGAAACCAAATATTAACACTAATCAATTAA
- a CDS encoding branched-chain amino acid aminotransferase has product MSAIINDIEIIKSETTKINDVDFNNLKFGHVFSDHMLECDYKDGKWQAPKVVPYQGITLDPSAKIFHYGQSVFEGMKAYKDAHEKVWLFRPLDNFKRINISSKRLAIPELPENYFMDGLKALLEVDKDWIPSNEGSSLYIRPFIFASGNGFHASPADEYKFIICTAPSGSYFSGDVKVLIEEKYSRSANGGVGFAKAGGNYAGQFYPTQLAIEKGYQQVIWTDDNTHEYIEEAGAMNIFVRINDTLITGPTSDRILDGITRKSIIELAESENIPVEVRKLTVAEVVEAAKNGSLKEMFGAGTAAVISPISGFGYKGEDYEIEKIDNTYASFLKKRITDIQTNKAEDPFGWRYEVK; this is encoded by the coding sequence ATGAGTGCTATAATCAACGATATTGAGATTATAAAATCGGAAACTACAAAAATAAATGATGTAGATTTTAACAATTTAAAATTCGGACATGTTTTTTCTGATCACATGCTTGAATGTGACTATAAAGATGGAAAATGGCAAGCTCCTAAAGTAGTTCCTTATCAAGGTATTACTTTAGATCCTTCTGCTAAAATTTTCCATTACGGGCAATCAGTTTTTGAAGGTATGAAAGCCTACAAAGACGCTCATGAAAAAGTCTGGTTATTTAGACCTCTAGATAACTTTAAGCGTATCAATATCTCATCAAAACGTTTGGCGATTCCTGAGCTTCCTGAAAACTATTTTATGGATGGTTTAAAAGCCTTATTGGAAGTTGATAAAGATTGGATTCCTTCCAACGAAGGAAGTTCTTTGTATATAAGACCTTTTATTTTTGCTTCTGGTAATGGATTCCACGCTTCTCCTGCCGATGAATATAAATTTATTATTTGTACAGCACCTTCAGGATCTTATTTTTCTGGTGATGTTAAGGTTTTAATTGAAGAAAAGTATTCGCGTTCTGCTAATGGTGGTGTTGGTTTTGCAAAAGCTGGTGGTAATTATGCCGGACAGTTCTACCCTACGCAATTGGCTATAGAAAAAGGCTATCAACAAGTTATTTGGACAGACGATAATACACACGAATATATTGAAGAAGCAGGGGCTATGAACATTTTTGTTCGTATTAACGACACTTTAATTACTGGCCCTACTAGCGATAGAATTCTAGACGGTATTACCCGTAAAAGTATTATTGAGTTAGCAGAATCTGAAAACATTCCTGTGGAAGTTAGAAAACTTACCGTAGCTGAAGTGGTTGAAGCTGCCAAAAATGGTTCGCTTAAGGAAATGTTTGGAGCAGGAACCGCTGCTGTAATTTCTCCTATTTCTGGATTTGGTTATAAGGGTGAAGATTATGAGATAGAAAAGATTGACAATACCTACGCTAGCTTTTTGAAAAAGCGTATTACAGATATACAAACTAATAAAGCTGAAGACCCATTTGGATGGCGCTATGAGGTTAAGTAA
- the mnmD gene encoding tRNA (5-methylaminomethyl-2-thiouridine)(34)-methyltransferase MnmD, with protein MKREIIITSDGSSTIHIPEWNEQYHSKHGAIQEAYHVFIKHGLEYVLDKSLTSTKGKNIAILEIGFGTGLNTLITLVEAEKKQVPIEYCGVEAYPISDEEVKHLNYVSELHIEERSDLFEAIHNSSWEEKHKIQEGFSLTKQKKFFKDITDSNLYDLIYFDAFGARVQPELWTEAIFSIMFNALKEGGILVTYAAKGSVRRAMQAVGFLVEKLPGPPGKREMLRGEKLKVKSEK; from the coding sequence TTGAAACGAGAAATTATAATTACTTCCGATGGTTCTTCAACCATTCATATTCCAGAATGGAATGAGCAATATCATTCAAAACATGGTGCCATTCAGGAGGCTTATCATGTATTTATAAAACATGGTCTTGAGTATGTTTTAGACAAATCGTTAACTTCTACAAAAGGTAAAAATATTGCCATTTTAGAGATTGGCTTCGGTACGGGATTAAATACACTGATTACCTTAGTAGAGGCTGAAAAAAAACAAGTTCCAATTGAATATTGTGGTGTAGAGGCTTATCCTATTTCAGATGAAGAAGTTAAGCATCTCAATTACGTTTCTGAATTACATATTGAAGAGAGATCAGACCTTTTTGAAGCCATTCATAACTCTAGTTGGGAAGAAAAACATAAGATTCAAGAGGGTTTTTCATTAACGAAACAAAAAAAGTTCTTTAAAGATATTACAGATTCTAACTTGTACGACCTCATATATTTTGATGCGTTCGGAGCGCGTGTTCAACCTGAATTGTGGACGGAAGCCATTTTCTCAATCATGTTTAATGCTTTAAAAGAGGGCGGTATTTTAGTTACCTATGCAGCCAAAGGTAGTGTGCGTCGTGCTATGCAAGCCGTTGGGTTTTTAGTAGAAAAGTTGCCTGGCCCTCCGGGAAAACGAGAAATGCTTCGAGGGGAGAAGTTGAAAGTGAAAAGTGAAAAGTGA
- a CDS encoding ATP-binding protein: MYERILSDKIEKKIGKGKAIILIGPRQVGKTTLIRKLINDKKHLFLDADDPTVRSILSNPNTEQIKSIIGSNKIIFIDEAQRIPGIGLTLKIITDQFKDVQLLVSGSSSFDLSRELNEPLTGRKWEYELFPICWEELENKHGYLVSEQQVENRMLYGFYPDVLNNPGEEQEILKQLVNSYLYRDILAYSNIRKPEVLERLVQALALQLGSEVNYNELAQIVGVDKNTVSNYIDILQKGYVVFKLDSFSRNLRNEIKKNKKIYFYDNGVRNMVLGNFNSLNLRQDTGALWENFLISERHKQNTYKNTYTKMYFWRTKQQQEVDLVEENNGIITGFEFKWNAKKKIRLPKTFVSEYNANEEIVDRTNFREFITI; this comes from the coding sequence ATGTATGAAAGAATATTATCAGATAAAATTGAGAAAAAAATAGGTAAAGGAAAAGCTATCATTTTAATTGGCCCTAGACAAGTAGGAAAGACAACTTTAATTAGAAAATTAATAAACGATAAAAAACACCTTTTCCTAGATGCTGATGACCCAACAGTTAGAAGCATCTTAAGTAATCCTAACACAGAACAGATTAAAAGCATCATAGGTTCTAATAAAATTATATTTATAGATGAAGCTCAGAGAATACCTGGAATTGGATTAACACTAAAAATAATAACAGATCAATTTAAAGATGTTCAACTATTGGTAAGCGGATCATCCTCTTTTGATTTATCTAGAGAACTTAATGAGCCACTTACGGGTCGAAAATGGGAATACGAATTATTTCCTATATGTTGGGAGGAACTTGAAAACAAACATGGATATCTTGTTTCTGAACAGCAAGTCGAGAACCGAATGTTATATGGCTTCTATCCTGATGTTTTAAATAATCCTGGCGAGGAACAAGAAATTCTAAAACAATTAGTAAACAGTTATTTATACAGAGATATACTAGCTTATTCTAATATTAGAAAACCTGAAGTTTTAGAAAGACTTGTTCAAGCTCTTGCTTTACAACTGGGAAGTGAAGTAAACTACAATGAACTCGCTCAAATTGTTGGTGTCGATAAAAATACTGTTTCAAATTATATTGACATACTGCAAAAAGGATACGTAGTATTTAAATTAGACAGTTTTAGTAGAAATTTAAGGAATGAAATTAAAAAAAATAAGAAAATTTATTTCTATGATAATGGAGTTAGAAATATGGTTTTAGGAAACTTCAATTCATTAAATCTTAGACAAGATACAGGCGCATTGTGGGAGAATTTTTTGATATCAGAAAGACATAAACAAAATACTTACAAAAACACCTATACCAAAATGTATTTTTGGAGAACAAAGCAGCAACAAGAAGTCGATTTAGTTGAAGAAAATAATGGAATTATTACCGGATTTGAATTTAAGTGGAATGCGAAGAAAAAAATAAGATTACCAAAAACGTTCGTAAGTGAATATAATGCAAATGAAGAAATAGTTGATAGAACTAACTTTAGAGAATTTATAACAATCTAA
- a CDS encoding nucleoside triphosphate pyrophosphohydrolase family protein: MKNKIEAVKAFHTAFKIGHLESPKADLGQAKNKLRYNLMKEENDEYLEAAQNNDLVEVADALGDMLYILCGTIIEHGMQHKIEEVFDEIQRSNMSKLGEGGEPIYREDGKVLKGPNYFKPNIKSILEQ, encoded by the coding sequence ATGAAAAATAAAATAGAAGCTGTAAAGGCGTTTCATACGGCCTTTAAAATTGGGCATTTAGAATCGCCAAAAGCAGATTTAGGTCAGGCTAAAAATAAGCTAAGATATAATCTAATGAAGGAGGAAAATGATGAGTATTTAGAAGCCGCTCAAAACAATGATCTTGTTGAGGTTGCCGATGCCCTAGGTGATATGCTTTATATTTTATGCGGAACCATTATTGAACATGGTATGCAGCATAAAATAGAAGAAGTTTTTGATGAAATTCAGCGCAGTAATATGAGTAAATTAGGAGAAGGAGGTGAGCCTATTTATCGAGAAGATGGTAAAGTTCTAAAAGGCCCTAATTATTTTAAACCTAATATCAAATCTATTTTAGAACAGTAA
- a CDS encoding IS256 family transposase produces the protein MNSDLEKQLDALIGKISNKEDFDQVKEQLLKRGIESLLKAEMTAHLGFQKGGSVIENNQRNGFSEKTIKTHNGEQRIKIPRDRQASFEPVIVPKHQSISQELEDCIQLLYAKGMSNSDIIDFIESTYGVQYSTSQVSIITNQLLEDIKQWQNRPLEDVYPIVWIDAIHYKIRQEGKVISKACMIVLGVNTEGQQDILSMSIVETEKAAAWMSILDDLRSRGVKDIFFLCSDNLSGLDKAVEAIFPGSIRQICIVHQIRNSLKYVSYKDRKSIMVDIKAIYQADNEKFALEAFEVFKQNWEDKYLSAVQSWENNWDNLTAFLNYPKEIRKLIYTTNIIESFNASLRKYTRNKKVFPHDDAALKSIYLAAQSISKKWKKTRFKWGQIYNQLYICFPNRL, from the coding sequence ATGAACTCAGACTTAGAAAAACAATTAGACGCCTTGATCGGCAAAATCAGCAACAAGGAGGACTTTGACCAGGTCAAGGAACAGTTGCTTAAACGTGGTATTGAATCACTTTTAAAAGCAGAAATGACTGCCCACTTAGGGTTTCAAAAAGGAGGTTCTGTAATTGAGAACAACCAGCGCAATGGTTTCTCAGAGAAAACTATCAAGACTCATAACGGCGAACAACGCATCAAAATCCCCAGAGATCGTCAAGCGAGCTTTGAGCCTGTTATTGTCCCCAAACATCAATCGATTAGTCAAGAATTAGAAGATTGTATTCAACTGCTTTACGCCAAAGGTATGAGCAATAGCGATATTATTGATTTTATTGAAAGTACCTATGGAGTGCAGTATTCCACATCACAGGTATCCATTATCACCAATCAATTATTGGAAGACATCAAACAATGGCAGAATAGACCTTTAGAAGACGTATATCCCATTGTCTGGATAGATGCTATTCATTATAAAATACGTCAAGAAGGCAAGGTAATATCTAAAGCCTGTATGATAGTTTTAGGGGTGAATACCGAAGGGCAACAAGATATTTTGAGCATGAGTATTGTGGAGACAGAAAAGGCAGCTGCTTGGATGTCCATTTTAGACGATCTGCGCTCTAGAGGCGTAAAAGATATCTTCTTTCTGTGTTCGGATAACCTCTCTGGATTAGATAAAGCTGTAGAAGCTATTTTTCCAGGTAGTATACGTCAAATATGTATCGTACATCAAATTAGAAACTCTTTAAAATATGTGAGCTATAAGGACCGTAAATCAATAATGGTCGATATTAAAGCTATTTATCAAGCCGATAATGAGAAATTCGCTTTAGAGGCTTTCGAAGTCTTTAAACAAAATTGGGAAGATAAATACCTCTCTGCCGTACAGTCTTGGGAAAACAATTGGGATAATTTGACCGCGTTTTTAAACTACCCAAAAGAGATTAGAAAACTTATATATACTACCAATATCATTGAGAGTTTTAATGCCAGTTTAAGAAAATATACACGCAACAAAAAAGTCTTTCCTCATGATGATGCAGCACTGAAATCCATATATTTAGCAGCTCAAAGCATCAGCAAAAAATGGAAGAAAACACGATTTAAATGGGGCCAAATTTACAATCAATTGTATATTTGTTTTCCAAACAGGTTATAA
- a CDS encoding TIGR01777 family oxidoreductase, producing MRVLITGATGLIGQEVVKLCHQQGIKVSYLTTRKSQISKEENYKGFYWNPKTLDIDTNCFTDVDTIIHLAAAPISKRWTPCYKREILKSRTESTKLLVNNLKGESHHIKQVISASAIGVYPDSITNYYDENYKTKPTSFLSKVVCAWEHEVDAFKTLGITVSKIRIGLVLSDKGGALQELVKPVNYGLGAAFGTGKQWQSWIHVHDLAQLFLYVLKYRLEGVYNAVSPNPVTNNDLVKTIASIQEKPLFLPNIPKAVMKLVLGKMHTILYESQRVSSKKIEDKGFYFKFHHLEPALSDLL from the coding sequence ATGCGCGTTTTAATTACAGGGGCTACAGGTTTAATTGGTCAGGAAGTAGTAAAACTTTGTCACCAACAAGGTATAAAAGTAAGTTACCTTACAACGCGTAAATCTCAAATTTCTAAAGAAGAAAACTATAAAGGCTTTTATTGGAACCCTAAAACCTTGGATATAGATACCAATTGTTTTACCGATGTCGATACGATCATTCATTTAGCGGCAGCTCCCATTTCAAAACGTTGGACACCTTGTTACAAAAGGGAAATCTTAAAAAGTAGAACCGAAAGCACTAAATTATTAGTTAATAATTTAAAAGGAGAATCACATCACATTAAACAGGTTATATCTGCTAGCGCCATAGGAGTTTACCCAGATTCCATTACAAATTATTATGATGAAAATTATAAAACAAAACCAACATCATTTTTAAGTAAAGTGGTTTGTGCTTGGGAGCATGAGGTCGATGCTTTTAAAACTTTAGGGATAACGGTTTCTAAAATAAGAATTGGTTTGGTACTTTCTGATAAAGGTGGTGCTTTGCAAGAATTGGTGAAACCAGTAAATTACGGATTAGGAGCAGCTTTTGGTACTGGGAAACAATGGCAGTCGTGGATTCACGTTCACGATCTGGCTCAATTGTTTTTATATGTTTTAAAATATAGGTTGGAAGGTGTTTATAATGCTGTTTCGCCTAATCCTGTCACAAATAATGACTTGGTTAAGACCATTGCATCCATTCAGGAAAAACCATTATTTCTTCCTAATATCCCAAAAGCAGTCATGAAATTAGTTTTAGGGAAAATGCACACCATCTTGTATGAGAGTCAGCGTGTAAGTTCTAAAAAGATTGAGGATAAAGGCTTTTACTTTAAATTTCATCATTTAGAACCAGCATTATCCGATTTGTTATAA